From Arachis hypogaea cultivar Tifrunner chromosome 3, arahy.Tifrunner.gnm2.J5K5, whole genome shotgun sequence:
attttattttttatttaaaaaatagaataattaattatcttatataaataattaaattattaaattttaaaacaagtAACAATCCTTAGATTGaggaaaatattattttcaatcaCTTTtcgattaaataaatttttaaatctttaaatatttacactttttttaaatatactttttttaatttttacatttattatcatataaaaatattttaatatttataataacatcAACACTTAATTagatgttaaaaaaattttatatattataatacatgcataaaagtaaattattttaaaatttatttatttattcatgataataaaattataatatattaagtaaatttattaaaatattgtattttatatattttattaattaatatattttaaatacatataacaaagtTATTAGAAcaacttatttatattattttgttgcatgttattttatgatttgaagcataaaaatataatttgcagtcataataatatttattcataTTTTGTCCCAAAAAATATAGATAGCTCCAAATGAATAGAGGCACACTCAGTAAATCTAACTACTACTACACCTACCCAACTCATCTTTACTTATTTTGATAGGTAATTAATTCTTAACATATCTCTCATTTATTTAGAAGAGAAATTTCAACAACTTTTTTAGGAAAAAAAGAACAGTTATCCACCGTTAAAAGTAGAACTACTCTcaaaagataattatcttttctactataaatacaccaaTACTCTTAGGTATATGGAGAACCCAACCTACTAAAAACATGCTTGAAACTCTTATTAACTCAAGTATTAAAATCCCTTGCAGATACCATCTTCATCTCCTCACGAAAAACTCAGATGGCGATACCAAAAAACGTTGAATGCTGTCCCAAAAAAACTTAGACCTCACGTTCAAGTCCAAGAAACAATCCGCTTTTAGGTAAACAATActcaacaaaataaattaattaaaaaatagataatttttatattttatcaaatttaaaataataaaattataagaactaagttaacttttttatataacaagcacttattaatattttttaattaaaaaatattaagcatgattatatattactaaatatataatattatatttaattatataatattttaattttcaatttttttatcaaatttctgGATTTGCCATTGGAACttaaggattaattataaaaaattttaattaaaaaaaaaaagaaaacacaagaaaaagaaatatttgattgGACTCACCTACAATGTGTAATAAGTTTTGAATCTTCATTTTGTTGTTGGCCAACTTTGGCGAGGATATCATTGCAAATATTTACCTTGAGATATGATTGATAATGTATTCTAATtaaactctatttttattttaacgaTGGAAAAAAAATTCAAGACTTCCTGATTTGCAATCTTATATGAGGCCAAAAATGATTGATGCATGCCTTTTATGATCATAAAGTTTTGCCACCGTTACAACTTTGATTGGGTTAATTTACCAAACTTGGCAATTTTTCCTTCCTTCCCATACTATGTCTCGGCAATTTGTGGACAAACCTATATGCTTCTTTTGGAGGAAGAGCACTTCCTTTTTACACTAAATTATTGATAGCACTTTGCCCATACATTATGAAAGCCTGAAACGAATAAAAAACCCTTTTCTTTCTATCTCTATTTCTCCTGGTTTTCTCTTGCTCCTTTAAATGATGAAAAATccttagtataaaatatattaattaatgtgtataaattctaaaaaatatatgtataaattatattgattaatgtgtataaattttagttttaataaatataaataaaattatatttttttataaaatttttataaatataaatacaaattatttttattaaatattaactaaaaataataatatttactgattATATAGTATTGCTTTTAAATTATATTGGATTACACGGCGAGATCATAAATTACGTGCATTTTACTACTCAGTGGAAATTAAAGCGCCCATCAAACTGAACCATTACGAAATTTTTGTCTATATACATACACACATGAATCAAAGTAAGGCTCAGTTAGGTCAAATAGCCTTATTAGAAAGaggccttttttttttctcttccttttccCTCTAATGCGTAGTGATTTGGAAGTGGTTGATTTGTTTTCCTTTAATTATTGTTTCTTTGTGGACTATGCACTCTACTTTGTGAATTCTGATTGTTTAGGATCAGATTTCTCTTATATTATTGTGTCTTCTTTGTGCGGCACTTCTTACAGAATTTTAATATATAGAGAGACATATATAAACTCAATCAACGTTTTTCCTTACGCCATTGTCTTTATTTTGTGGTGCTCTCCTTTCATAAAGGATCTTGTTATCTTATATATTTGCCTACCTATTTAGCACTTTGTTTTTTTAATTCATGTTAAGCCCATTCTATTGTTTTCtttgaagaaaataagaaatatacTATTCCAAGTTTCCAACACATAAGTTGCATTTATTTGATCATAATTATTATCATACTCTAATGTATAccgtaatttttatttatcactAAAATAAGATCATCAGATGCAAACTACTTATACTcacatttcttagctttttggcAGTTGATGTTgggaaaattaaagataagaagaTCTACCTGGAGATATAACCAAAATAATGGTGAATTAATTTAAGATTATTGGTTCCGTCAGTTACTTAGGTCATTGGTTCCGTCAACAATTAATttcgtcagtcacttaggtcatTGGTTCCGTCAACATTAACAGGGGATAAAAtgatccctgacaactctaacaggggatAAAATAATTCCTGACCTCTTTGTTCAAAATCAACACTATTATTCCCCAATTTTTATTATATCTCGCATAATCCTAATATTGAtactctcctttttcattatcacaattttcttttctatctttttcttcctcctcttcaactCCAAGATCAAATCATGGTGTAACTGCCACACGTATCGTACCTATCTCAACATGTCATGAATCACACATTTCCTAAATCTCTGTGACTAATACACCTACTTCCTCCgcacttcacccaccaaaagCATCCACTTCCACGTCCTCAATAATAGCATCACTTTTAACCCCGACAACGTTCAtcacatcctcaagaccaagttctACAACTACCCTAAGGACACACTTTTCTCCATTCTCCGACAAgaaatatagattgttggacattaggacatcatgagaagattctcctttTACATCATATGCAAATTTTCATTTGAAATGGACCCTTAGTGCTTCATTCATTCTTTTTTGGAGCCCAAGTTGGCAGACAATTTTGATCTCGCATCCAAGCTATCAATACAACAAGTAATGTCATTAATGCAGCTCATATATGAAGTGATTAATGAACATTGGTGAAGGAAGCGATCagagtggtggacaatgtggtgATGGAGATGATAAGATAGAAGAGGAGGGAGAtggcgacgacgacgacgacggatcttaacaaatcagacttgctgtctaaattcatgggatccatcgaagacgacAAGTACTTGAGAGACATAGTCATTAGTTTCCTGACTATGAATTAGTTAAGAATAAGTTGAGGAtttttcttcttatgaacattgaAATTGCAGAGTGTGTATTGTGTAGCTTGAAGTTACAGTATTAGACTATTAGTGTCATATGAGATATAATGGAAATTGAGAGAGAACAATGTCATTTCTGAACAAAAGAAGTAAATATCATTTTGTCTCCTATTAGAGTtatcagggactattttgtcctccgttagagttGATGGAGCAAATGACCTAAATGACTGACAGAGCTAATTATTAGAGATCaattgagtaattaattttagttgagaATTAAAATGTCTGATTCGAAATTTTTTGAGGATCAAAATGGATATATACTCTTAATTTAATATATCTTGGTTAGTGAAccgttaattataaaaataatctcatTACATTATCTGTTGCaaaaattaaacattttaaaTGTGATAATAGATGAGTAACTAACtgtttaaaaacttttttattaataattaataatataaaaaataaaccaTAAATGTATATAATTGTCCACTAAAAAAAGAAGTTGATAGCAACCATAGTCAAAGTCGCGTTATTATAATCAAAGACAGAGACATAGATTTACATTAAATTAAAGAGACTATGTAATTGTCCACTAAAAAAAAACTTGTTCATAGCAGCAATAGTCAAAGTCGCGTTATTATAATCAAAGACAGAAACATTAATTTACATCAAATTAAGGAATCTATGTAATTATCCACTAAAAGAAGTTGTTGACAGCAACAATAATCAAAGTCGCGTTATTATAAGGTACGAGTCTCTGATCATTGCTGACTTTGCCAACCGATCCATTGGGAGAACCACaccatgctttttctttttttctggcTAAATATGTGACAAAATAAACATTAGACAACTCATCCAATAATGGAAAAGCACGCAGCATACATGAAATGAAGTTAGAAATCGGAATAGCCCAAAGCCTAATAGTATTCAATATTTGTTTAGTTTGGCTCTCCAACATCaagataataatagaaaaaagaagaaaaattgttGTGTTTATAATCGTTCCTATCATCCAGATTTTTTTATATCTGTGTCACTGTCATAGTTATTATCGTATTGTTTAACCTATGTTAATTAGAAAACCATCAAAAACtgtttttaatttgataattgaaCTATAATAGCTAGGCTCAAGAGAATTTCACTACTGTCATAAGATAATAAGCCATAAAAACAAAACCTTAAAACAATTTGGTACATGACACACTAGTACAAATAAACGCATTTAAAATGTCCCGGTAAGAATCCTTGGACATCAAATAttccaataaaatataaaaattggatGGGATAAGTTGAAGTCGAAAAGGACATTTTCAAGTAATCATGCAGATGGGAAGATCATAGTATAACCTAAGGTTAGTTAGAGGTGAGTTGTTCATTAAAACTAAAACAATGACGTagacactaaaattagccactaaaattaattacagatataaaatataaattaaaatataaaatatatattaaaaataaattaaaatacacatgtatttatatataaatacatctattataactaattttaataattaattttaatgtgtaaattgtatttttaaaacttaaaataaagagATACGTAAATTTAAGAAAATGTACCTttgattatgtttttaattttataatttctaaattcttttggaataTTGATATAGATATATCTTTAGTATCCAATGTTCCATGATATTCGGTTGTTCGAGTCCTGAACCGATTGGTTACGTCAAATGTCTCGAGGTGATAGGATTTGGAGCTTGAATCACTCTTGCGTGACGGGATCCCACGGGCTGATATGGAAGGGAAAGGACGTGGACTTGAGTTCCTCTCAAGTTGGTGATATAACGTGGGAGAGTCGCCTGCAAAAGAAATTCCGATGCTTAAATCAGATTCCGTATAAAGGTAGCAGAAAAGATAAAAGACAAGTGTCGTACCGAAGGAAGGATTAGGACCCTTCCTTTATATAGACTGTACTTAAGCGAGTTCCACATGAATAGAACCATCTTCTATAAAGTTTCTTTCGCCGGCAAATTTCATGCATGGACTAAGGAGGTAACGTGTGGGTCACTTCCTGGTTCGGTCACGGCATGTTGCCGAATCGGCGGGTCGCGCCGATGCTGGGTTTTCGGTTAGTTGGGCTGGTCCAGAATACAAGATTAATATAATCCTCCAATAATAAGGTAATTAAGGGAATGTATGATAAATTTTTTCTTTCGGTGACAACCTtgatattttggaaaaaaatatttaatgcaAAATGAAGTTGAGTGAATATAACGTAgattataactaattttttaaaagagtAGCATTgcatgtgatttttttttctattgcaAAAAGAATAATCTTTACCATAACATGATCTGATTTTCTGAATCAATAGTagtgaaataataaataaatatccaTCGATTCAATTTGGTTGTATAtattacattatttttatttattttattttgtaaatgatatatttagtataaatcaaaatatttattttttaaagatgaaaatataaCTTAATgaccaataacaacaacaataataataattggaaCATTTTGGAAACGTGATCActttataatatatattcatatgtgaattattatttctaattaaCGTTTCAAACTTATActgataattaataattataaattgattatatacatatatttaaaagTGAGAGATTTTTTGTCAATAATTTTGATGTAAATGTGATGTTTTTTGCTATcattatagttttttttatcctccaaaataaattaattaatatattcagTAAATCAAAAGTACAAACTAACTAGAAACATATATATCGTCTAAGATGTGTCCCAACTCCCAATAGTACTACATATCATCATGTCGCCTATAAAACCAAGATCCATAATTAACACATGGATCTTAAACACGCATACATGACGAATCTATACCTAAAACCACCGCGCTAGAATATATGTACAACGTATCTGTATTAAGGCTAAATTATTTTTAGGGTCACATAACACACGATTGATGTAATTATATACAACAGTCTTCACATGATTGGTGTAATTATATGATTCTATCCGTCCACACAGGTTGGTTTATTTAATAGGTTGGTTTAGATGAGACGTATCGAAAATGTTttgtaaccaaagaaaattagcCAAAAACAACCATAATTTATAATACTGTTTATTAAATTTCTTTTGTGAATTTTTTAGATTTAGATAAAGGAGAGAATGAAACTTTATACTGGATGGTATTTTGGTATAGttagttatatatattatatatgtagccTCTAGATTCATTCACTCATTCAACTTTTATAGACGGCATCAGGAAGAAAATGATTTTTATTTCATGGTAAGAAGGCTTTCAAACAATGGGTATGATTTCATAAGTAGCATGCATTTCTACTTTTCACCAACTAGTTCAATTCAAGATTGATACTAGTAAAGGTAGTTTTATTCCCCTAGTTAATTAATTTGACATTGATGTGCAATTACATAATTTCTCTAATATGCAAAAGTAGCTGTGCTTGCATTAGTGGAAATTGACATAATAATTTCCCTTTCTTAAATTAATTACTCCTATATGATATGATAGATCTCATCTCTCTTCCACATTAATATATCATTTATTTACAAAACCCGCCCTTTCCTTAATTAAGTATGCATTATTTATCACAACCGACCCTTGAGAAAACTAACGCAGACCCTCTTCCATGCTTCTTTGTCTGGCTCCCAAAGTGCAATTTTCTCCCTTACTTCTACAGCCAAATCATCCTGTCATATTATAAATCATACTTAGAATTTATAGAATATTTTAGTcactaacaaatttaatttttcaaatagtCTCCAcattaatttttgttttgtaGCCAGAGAAATGTGTATATAGAACTAAAATAGAAGATGGGACTGGTAACATACCATAATGTAATCTTTGTTAAGAAGGCGATCAATAAGGTGCAAAAGAATGTCTTTAGAGTATTCAGGGTGACCTTGGATTCCCATAATATGATCTCCATACCTAAACATTTCAATTCCAGTTTTCTCTGACCAAGCAATCACCTCTGCCTTAGCTGGCAGCTCTCTtacctaaaataattaaatcccATGTTATCATCacgtaattatattataaaatctcAGGGTAGACATATATATgagataataataatttaattttgatggaaataataataataatgtataacaatactatttgtatactaaaattagccatTAAAACCAGTCATAGTGTATTTGTGTATATTTTCAATATGTgttttgtatttcaatatatattttatactaatagctTATTTTAGTGTATACTAAATATAGTTAAATAATTTAGACACACATGCAGGATGCATGCACACACCTCGTCTCTGTGGCACTCAATAATAGAAAGCTTTAATGGAATGTCGAGAGATGAGAGTGCCAATGGTGAAGATGAAGACAAGGTTATGGTTCTGACACCGATGTCCCAACCAGTCGGAGAACGACTCACCTTCCCTCCCAATGCACGCCCAAGTATCTGATGCGATTTTGGTacataaatacaaatataaaaaccTTCACAAGCAAAAGCTAAAAAACAATTTGCTTTATACATTggcaaataacattaattatctTATACGTCATAATATACCCCCGTCCAATCTATAAAGTAatcttcaatttaaaaaaataaaggcgATGTATCATGTATGGAATTCTGGTCCAGTTTCATTTCGTAAATATTATTCAGAATTGAGATAAATAAATGTTGACGTAATATGCATTATGTATATTACCATATAGTAAAAGATACATTTTCTTTGAAAGTAACGGATGCAGATTAAGgatgtattttaattaaaatttctttGAAATATATCCATAATTCATTAACTAAATATGACACTAACTAGTGGGCCATGAGGTTGGATATGTACAAATGTacttatttaaacaaaaaatcaaaatatacatgTCTCGTCACTAACTAACTTGGGTATGAACAGCAACATGTGAAATTAAGTTAAAAAGGAGGCCCAAAAGGATGCCGACGCAAACATATACTTATTTTGTTATCATAAATTTGAATCTGTAAATCCTAACTTGTTTAATAAATAAAGGTTAAAAGAATAATTGAGTAATTGATTGGTTATGTATATGAAAGTAGCGGGTGGAATGAAAGGAAGAAGTTGGCACTTACCTGGTGGCCGAAGCAAACGCCGAGGATCTTCTTGTTCATGGAGTTGAGTTTGTGGAGCAAATTGATGAGGTCATGGATCCACGTGTCATTAGCATAGGCATCGTTACAGCTGCCAGTGATAACGAAGCCATGGTAGAGAGGCAACTCATGCTCGTCTGGAAATTCACCCATGGCCACCCTGTAAACGTCCCATGTCTCCCCTGCCTCCGCCAGCATTCTTacgaaaaccccaaaat
This genomic window contains:
- the LOC112791316 gene encoding gamma-glutamyl peptidase 5, which produces MEGDEEKRYAVLMCAEDSEYVRKKHGGYFGVFVRMLAEAGETWDVYRVAMGEFPDEHELPLYHGFVITGSCNDAYANDTWIHDLINLLHKLNSMNKKILGVCFGHQILGRALGGKVSRSPTGWDIGVRTITLSSSSPLALSSLDIPLKLSIIECHRDEVRELPAKAEVIAWSEKTGIEMFRYGDHIMGIQGHPEYSKDILLHLIDRLLNKDYIMDDLAVEVREKIALWEPDKEAWKRVCVSFLKGRL